A single Corticium candelabrum chromosome 12, ooCorCand1.1, whole genome shotgun sequence DNA region contains:
- the LOC134187937 gene encoding uncharacterized protein LOC134187937 isoform X2, with protein sequence MRQILPADHADVAIVLGELCRCHLAFGNIPEATRMAEDSVSVVMSTCNRDDRIVAELVSCLANCYLSAGKTAEAIKLYEECAETFRKYLPDTLLFLCNSLYQLAKHYASNGMLQKSSSLLEEVIDFYRSFRYDFHPRLNQALYMLGLNYLKTDKVVDAENVLRQSLLICETISPESFECIAALRGLEKSLIMQNRYVECLPLLLQLRNIVAKKFPSMSKEIANAFLQLGECCLKLLQLEEAEKAFSVSIEIYSTILPADDSDMRKAVKALVLLGSLYEEKGDFRKATELYKQSLNTLQQIPLIYVDTANVLKKATNCLWKQQDFVEMLPFLLTLRELHAQKAAASVAMLVILLESFM encoded by the exons ATGAGACAGATTTTACCTGCTGACCATGCCGACGTTGCTATAG TTCTAGGGGAATTGTGTCGATGTCACCTGGCCTTTGGCAATATACCGGAAGCCACTCGTATGGCAGAAGATTCTGTGTCGGTTGTGATGTCAACGTGTAATCGTGACGATCGTATTGTCGCAGAAC ttgtctcttgtctagctaattgttatttgtctgCTGGAAAAACGGCAGAAGCCATCAAACTGTATGAAGAATGTGCTGAAACATTCAGGAAATATCTACCAGATACCTTACTATTTCTTTGTAACT CATTATACCAATTGGCAAAGCACTATGCCTCGAACGGTATGCTGCAGAAGTCGTCGTCTTTACTTGAAGAAGTTATTGATTTTTATCGATCATTTCGCTATGACTTTCATCCTCGATTAAATCAAG CTCTTTACATGCTTGGATTGAATTATCTCAAAACTGACAAGGTGGTAGATGCTGAGAATGTGCTCAGACAAAGTTTGCTCATTTGTGAAACGATTTCACCTGAATCCTTTGAGTGTATCGCAG CGTTGCGGGGACTTGAGAAATCTCTAATTATGCAAAATCGATATGTCGAATGTTTACCGTTGCTGTTACAACTCCGAAATATAGTAGCGAAAAAGTTTCCTTCAATGTCGAAAGAAATTGCTAACG CTTTCTTGCAACTTGGAGAATGCTGTTTGAAGCTGCTGCAACTGGAAGAAGCAGAAAAAGCTTTTTCAGTTTCAATTGAAATATACAGCACCATACTGCCTGCAGACGATTCTGATATGAGAAAGG CTGTTAAGGCTCTTGTACTCCTCGGATCGTTGTACGAAGAAAAGGGTGATTTTAGGAAGGCGACGGAGCTGTACAAGCAGAGTTTGAATACTTTGCAACAAATTCCACTCATTTACGTCGACACTGCGAATG TATTGAAAAAGGCAACAAACTGCTTATGGAAGCAACAAGACTTTGTTGAAATGTTACCGTTCCTGTTGACATTACGGGAACTACATGCGCAAAAAGCAGCAGCATCAGTGGCAATG ctTGTCATTTTATTGGAGTCATTTATGTGA
- the LOC134187585 gene encoding tetratricopeptide repeat protein 28-like, with translation MPSSKHSYFYVALSSLSKCYLLLNDISKATTVAEEGVSIQRSILDPQHLCVATSTLILAECYCFSGDVTNAIINLNQCIEIFRTKLPLAKEGLCKALKGLGICYFGKDMFPESILFLQESIDLYHSLHCEVEINLAEALLCLGMNYAKVGDFANAAEPIRKSLSGLVEQSADYILALCFLSNVALALYMLATCLFPQAHFSECLQLYLQVRHILVQNRETTSEIMAQVCFMIGSCHMEMSHQREAEKPLLESIEIYKAVTPTGSLEMGTAYARLGSLYDVLGDITKATEMLSQGLSVLQQIPLRHQTANVAALTADGTTLLHF, from the exons atgccatcatcaaaACATTCATATTTTTATGTAGCTCTCAGTAGTTTGTCAAAGTGTTACTTGCTTTTGAATGATATTTCTAAAGCCACCACAGTGGCAGAAGAGGGTGTATCTATTCAAAGGTCAATCCTTGATCCTCAGCATCTTTGCGTGGCAACCA GTACATTAATACTAGCAGAGTGTTATTGTTTCTCTGGGGATGTGACTAATGCTATTATAAATCTCAATCAGTGCATTGAAATATTTAGAACTAAGCTACCACTTGCAAAGGAAGGTCTTTGTAAAG CATTAAAGGGCTTGGGGATATGCTATTTTGGGAAAGACATGTTTCCGGAATCAATTTTGTTTCTTCAAGAATCTATTGATTTGTATCACTCATTACATTGTGAAGTTGAGATAAATTTAGCTGAGG CTTTGTTATGTCTTGGAATGAACTATGCCAAAGTTGGTGATTTTGCAAACGCTGCAGAGCCGATCAGAAAGAGTTTGTCCGGTTTGGTAGAACAGTCGGCTGATTATATTTTAG CGTTGTGTTTCCTTTCCAATGTCGCTTTAGCATTATACATGCTGGCAACTTGTTTGTTCCCTCAAGCACATTTTAGTGAATGCTTGCAGCTGTACCTGCAGGTTCGTCACATCCTTGTGCAAAATCGTGAAACAACGTCGGAAATCATGGCGCAAG TATGTTTTATGATTGGGTCATGTCATATGGAGATGTCGCATCAGAGAGAAGCAGAGAAACCGTTGTTGGAGTCAATTGAAATATACAAAGCTGTAACGCCTACTGGAAGTCTTGAAATGGGCACAG CTTATGCACGCCTCGGATCATTGTACGACGTGTTAGGTGATATAACAAAGGCAACGGAAATGCTAAGTCAAGGTTTATCAGTTCTACAACAGATTCCACTACGTCACCAGACAGCAAATGTCGCCGCACTCACTGCTGACGGTACTACATTACTACACTTTTGA
- the LOC134187937 gene encoding uncharacterized protein LOC134187937 isoform X3 yields the protein MRQILPADHADVAIVLGELCRCHLAFGNIPEATRMAEDSVSVVMSTCNRDDRIVAEPNCYLSAGKTAEAIKLYEECAETFRKYLPDTLLFLCNSLYQLAKHYASNGMLQKSSSLLEEVIDFYRSFRYDFHPRLNQALYMLGLNYLKTDKVVDAENVLRQSLLICETISPESFECIAALRGLEKSLIMQNRYVECLPLLLQLRNIVAKKFPSMSKEIANAFLQLGECCLKLLQLEEAEKAFSVSIEIYSTILPADDSDMRKAVKALVLLGSLYEEKGDFRKATELYKQSLNTLQQIPLIYVDTANVLKKATNCLWKQQDFVEMLPFLLTLRELHAQKAAASVAMVESEYITTSR from the exons ATGAGACAGATTTTACCTGCTGACCATGCCGACGTTGCTATAG TTCTAGGGGAATTGTGTCGATGTCACCTGGCCTTTGGCAATATACCGGAAGCCACTCGTATGGCAGAAGATTCTGTGTCGGTTGTGATGTCAACGTGTAATCGTGACGATCGTATTGTCGCAGAAC ctaattgttatttgtctgCTGGAAAAACGGCAGAAGCCATCAAACTGTATGAAGAATGTGCTGAAACATTCAGGAAATATCTACCAGATACCTTACTATTTCTTTGTAACT CATTATACCAATTGGCAAAGCACTATGCCTCGAACGGTATGCTGCAGAAGTCGTCGTCTTTACTTGAAGAAGTTATTGATTTTTATCGATCATTTCGCTATGACTTTCATCCTCGATTAAATCAAG CTCTTTACATGCTTGGATTGAATTATCTCAAAACTGACAAGGTGGTAGATGCTGAGAATGTGCTCAGACAAAGTTTGCTCATTTGTGAAACGATTTCACCTGAATCCTTTGAGTGTATCGCAG CGTTGCGGGGACTTGAGAAATCTCTAATTATGCAAAATCGATATGTCGAATGTTTACCGTTGCTGTTACAACTCCGAAATATAGTAGCGAAAAAGTTTCCTTCAATGTCGAAAGAAATTGCTAACG CTTTCTTGCAACTTGGAGAATGCTGTTTGAAGCTGCTGCAACTGGAAGAAGCAGAAAAAGCTTTTTCAGTTTCAATTGAAATATACAGCACCATACTGCCTGCAGACGATTCTGATATGAGAAAGG CTGTTAAGGCTCTTGTACTCCTCGGATCGTTGTACGAAGAAAAGGGTGATTTTAGGAAGGCGACGGAGCTGTACAAGCAGAGTTTGAATACTTTGCAACAAATTCCACTCATTTACGTCGACACTGCGAATG TATTGAAAAAGGCAACAAACTGCTTATGGAAGCAACAAGACTTTGTTGAAATGTTACCGTTCCTGTTGACATTACGGGAACTACATGCGCAAAAAGCAGCAGCATCAGTGGCAATGGTGGAGAGTGAGTATATTACTACTAGTAGATAG
- the LOC134187937 gene encoding uncharacterized protein LOC134187937 isoform X1 — MRQILPADHADVAIVLGELCRCHLAFGNIPEATRMAEDSVSVVMSTCNRDDRIVAELVSCLANCYLSAGKTAEAIKLYEECAETFRKYLPDTLLFLCNSLYQLAKHYASNGMLQKSSSLLEEVIDFYRSFRYDFHPRLNQALYMLGLNYLKTDKVVDAENVLRQSLLICETISPESFECIAALRGLEKSLIMQNRYVECLPLLLQLRNIVAKKFPSMSKEIANAFLQLGECCLKLLQLEEAEKAFSVSIEIYSTILPADDSDMRKAVKALVLLGSLYEEKGDFRKATELYKQSLNTLQQIPLIYVDTANVLKKATNCLWKQQDFVEMLPFLLTLRELHAQKAAASVAMVESEYITTSR; from the exons ATGAGACAGATTTTACCTGCTGACCATGCCGACGTTGCTATAG TTCTAGGGGAATTGTGTCGATGTCACCTGGCCTTTGGCAATATACCGGAAGCCACTCGTATGGCAGAAGATTCTGTGTCGGTTGTGATGTCAACGTGTAATCGTGACGATCGTATTGTCGCAGAAC ttgtctcttgtctagctaattgttatttgtctgCTGGAAAAACGGCAGAAGCCATCAAACTGTATGAAGAATGTGCTGAAACATTCAGGAAATATCTACCAGATACCTTACTATTTCTTTGTAACT CATTATACCAATTGGCAAAGCACTATGCCTCGAACGGTATGCTGCAGAAGTCGTCGTCTTTACTTGAAGAAGTTATTGATTTTTATCGATCATTTCGCTATGACTTTCATCCTCGATTAAATCAAG CTCTTTACATGCTTGGATTGAATTATCTCAAAACTGACAAGGTGGTAGATGCTGAGAATGTGCTCAGACAAAGTTTGCTCATTTGTGAAACGATTTCACCTGAATCCTTTGAGTGTATCGCAG CGTTGCGGGGACTTGAGAAATCTCTAATTATGCAAAATCGATATGTCGAATGTTTACCGTTGCTGTTACAACTCCGAAATATAGTAGCGAAAAAGTTTCCTTCAATGTCGAAAGAAATTGCTAACG CTTTCTTGCAACTTGGAGAATGCTGTTTGAAGCTGCTGCAACTGGAAGAAGCAGAAAAAGCTTTTTCAGTTTCAATTGAAATATACAGCACCATACTGCCTGCAGACGATTCTGATATGAGAAAGG CTGTTAAGGCTCTTGTACTCCTCGGATCGTTGTACGAAGAAAAGGGTGATTTTAGGAAGGCGACGGAGCTGTACAAGCAGAGTTTGAATACTTTGCAACAAATTCCACTCATTTACGTCGACACTGCGAATG TATTGAAAAAGGCAACAAACTGCTTATGGAAGCAACAAGACTTTGTTGAAATGTTACCGTTCCTGTTGACATTACGGGAACTACATGCGCAAAAAGCAGCAGCATCAGTGGCAATGGTGGAGAGTGAGTATATTACTACTAGTAGATAG